In Cicer arietinum cultivar CDC Frontier isolate Library 1 chromosome 1, Cicar.CDCFrontier_v2.0, whole genome shotgun sequence, one DNA window encodes the following:
- the LOC101496693 gene encoding uncharacterized protein, with product MGGKLELGPPKVGVSNPREKAARIILRTIRSQGHPYIELRENGKRFIYFCILCLAPCYGDEVVYDHLKGKLHRGRLASAKRTLLKPNPWPFNDGLIFFYTSTDNDKEQETRNTYRSRLLKLIESDNDNSRAIVRFGEEAQSEVLPIATDDTLADGVTLVIPRLQIADRTIDVKVRKVGLGKISARFVEKYGSSNENEIKRIWCEWLGKENRQQDDIEVQEHDFGVVIFPYSYDLGREGLVDDTESLLLSASMVEPENESKSGRKRKAPFSDHEDVGDLISKQYAPSAEESSPLNNAASTSTLDQCNSQLLRTKFVSSKAIRKAMRQRERLAAEQVCNICRQKIIPGRDVAAFLNLKTGRIACCSRNPKGAFHVFHTACVIHWILLCEYEIITNRLAHPNASQEGKRKIVSCSGREDKDIKHVFCPECQGAGLIIADGLEYPQFCSLSQIFRLKLMIGQKRNQWIKNPEDLQNCSIGFHFPSQSKEIAEEKVEPIKMLHFYRADDQSLGPNSANVTF from the exons ATGGGTGGAAAGTTAGAATTAGGGCCTCCGAAGGTTGGTGTTTCCAATCCTAGAGAGAAAGCTGCGAGGATTATACTTAGAACCATTAGATCTCAAGGGCATCCTTACATTGAGTTGCGTGAAAATGGAAAAAGATTCATATATTTCTGCATTTTATGTCTTGCTCCATGCTACGGTGATGAAGTTGTGTATGATCACTTGAAAGGTAAGCTTCATAGGGGTAGACTGGCTTCTGCTAAACGTACTCTGCTGAAACCGAATCCATGGCCTTTTAATGATGGTCTCATATTCTTTTATACTTCGACTGATAATGATAAAGAACAGGAAACTAGAAATACTTACCGGAGTAGATTGTTGAAGTTAATTGAAAGTGACAATGACAATAGTCGTGCCATCGTGAGGTTTGGTGAAGAAGCTCAGTCGGAGGTTTTACCAATTGCGACAGATGATACACTAGCCGATGGTGTTACGTTGGTGATTCCTCGTCTGCAGATTGCAGATAGAACTATTGATGTAAAAGTTAGGAAAGTTGGCCTGGGGAAGATTTCTGCCAGGTTTGTTGAGAAGTATGGCTCTTCGAATGAGAATGAGATTAAAAGAATTTGGTGTGAATGGTTAGGAAAAGAGAATAGGCAACAAGATGACATTGAGGTTCAAGAGCATGATTTTGGGGTTGTAATTTTCCCTTACAGTTATGATTTGGGTCGGGAAGGATTGGTTGATGATACTGAGTCATTACTCCTATCTGCCTCTATGGTAGAACCGGAAAATGAAAGTAAAAGTGGCCGAAAGAGAAAAGCACCATTTTCTGACCATGAAGATGTTGGTGATTTAATCAGCAAGCAGTATGCTCCATCTGCAGAAGAGTCTTCACCTTTGAACAATGCCGCCTCAACATCGACACTCGATCAATGCAACAGTCAGCTTCTTCGCACTAAGTTCGTTTCAAGCAAGGCTATTAGAAAGGCAATGAGACAGCGAGAGCGCTTAGCAGCAGAGCAAGTGTGTAACATCTGTCGACAAAAAATTATTCCTGGTAGAGATGTTGCAGCATTTTTGAATTTAAAGACTGGAAGAATAGCTTGCTGCAGTCGGAATCCAAAGGGG GCATTTCATGTGTTTCATACGGCCTGTGTTATACACTGGATACTCTTGTGTGAATATGAAATAATCACAAATCGTTTAGCTCATCCAAATGCTAGTCAAGAAGGGAAGAGAAAGATTGTATCATGTAGTGGTAGAGAAGACAAGGATATCAAACATGTTTTCTGTCCAGAGTGTCAAGGTGCTGGTCTGATCATTGCAGATGGGTTAGAGTACCCACAATTTTGTTCTCTGTCCCAG ATCTTCAGATTGAAATTAATGATAGGTCAAAAACGAAACCAATGGATCAAGAATCCTGAAGATTTACAGAATTGCTCAATTGGGTTTCATTTTCCTTCGCAATCCAAAGAGATAGCTGAG GAAAAAGTGGAGCCCATAAAAATGTTGCATTTCTATCGCGCTGATGATCAGAGTTTGGGGCCGAATTCTGCGAATGTTACATTTTAG